From one Drosophila gunungcola strain Sukarami chromosome 2R unlocalized genomic scaffold, Dgunungcola_SK_2 000006F, whole genome shotgun sequence genomic stretch:
- the LOC128254565 gene encoding LOW QUALITY PROTEIN: mitochondrial ribonuclease P protein 1 homolog (The sequence of the model RefSeq protein was modified relative to this genomic sequence to represent the inferred CDS: deleted 1 base in 1 codon), with product MLKHLARWRLGSQLLKGSATPARYASESSSRGNPLAGSEETQQKFVNPFSQPTPALNNEAISEISETKEDREKRLKVLQLEADIAHQEGRRVPALDFFQEHHWEHVLTLPTKSARIKYFAFLWQIEMKKESEQRKKVQRAEDTVRRKEEMRKEREENTHIIYGLGHTSMFLRIYDTTINHWQNNRLTRAMQFAPKIVLDCSYDEHMNNREASYAAKQLMLCFAENRLNDEPFDLHYCNAHLESRTMKTLQRFIPTMLNPEFPMNVHPQCFTELFPKQNLVYLTPHCREDLVTYNPDDVYVIGAMVDTMNNEPLSLAKAKRLGLRMAKLPLDRYLQWGSGSGKSLTLNQMINIMLDLKKTGNWEAALKHVPRRKVVENEFQHRREKDHWGTGTRARKLNMRVDHLLDFQEDRRQASSFATPQKVRQRREGMEFQLDTWATGKQKKKQRQN from the exons ATGCTGAAGCATCTTGCACGATGGCGTCTAGGCAGCCAACTGCTGAAGGGTAGTGCCACGCCAGCCAGATACGCATCGGAGTCCTCCAGCAGAGGCAACCCATTAGCCGGCTCTGAAGAAACCCAACAAAAATTTGTGAACCCCTTCTCACAGCCCACTCCAGCATTAAATAATGAGGCGATATCGGAGATATCGGAGACCAAAGAGGATCGGGAGAAGCGGCTTAAGGTGCTCCAGCTGGAGGCAGACATTGCCCATCAGGAGGGACGCCGCGTGCCGGCACTTGACTTCTTCCAGGAGCACCACTGGGAGCACGTGCTGACCCTGCCCACGAAATCGGCTCGGATCAAGTACTTTGCATTTCTCTGGCAAATCGAGATGAAGAAGGAATCGGAGCAGCGGAAGAAGGTTCAGCGGGCGGAGGACACCGTACGGCGGAAAGAGGAGATGCGCAAGGAGCGCGAGGAGAACACGCACATCATTTACGGCCTGGGCCACACGTCCATGTTCCTGCGCATCTACGACACCACAATTAATCACTGGCAGAACAACAGGCTGACCCGCGCCATGCAGTTCGCCCCCAAGATTGTGCTGGATTGCTCCTACGACGAGCACATGAATAACCGGGAAGCTTCGTATGCCGCCAAACAGCTCATGCTATGTTTCGCCGAAAACCGGCTGAACGACGAGCCCTTCGATCTGCACTACTGCAACGCCCACTTGGAGAGCAGAACAATGAAGACCCTCCAGCGCTTCATTCCCACCATGCTCAACCCCGAGTTTCCGATGAACGTGCACCCCCAGTGTTTTACGGAACTGTTTCCCAAGCAGAACCTCGTCTACCTAACGCCTCACTGCCGCGAGGATCTGGTCACCTACAATCCGGATGACGTCTATGTCATTGGTGCCATGGTGGACACAATGAACAATGAGCCACTGTCGCTGGCCAAAGCCAAGCGATTGGGTCTGCGAATGGCGAAACTGCCCCTGGATCGCTACTTGCAGTGGGGGTCCGGTTCGGGCAAATCACTCACTCTCAACCAAATGATCAACATT ATGCTGGACCTCAAGAAAACTGGCAACTGGGAAGCGGCACTGAAGCATGTGCCCCGGCGGAAGGTCGTGGAGAATGAATTCCAGCATCGCAGGGAGAAAGATCACTGGGGTACGGGCACGCGGGCCAGGAAACTCAATATGCGAGTTGATCATCTGCTGGACTTCCAGGAGGATCGG